A section of the Solitalea canadensis DSM 3403 genome encodes:
- a CDS encoding SusD/RagB family nutrient-binding outer membrane lipoprotein → MKKIYIVVASVIMLTSCIKDDLNDDTKNPSTVPAETIFASAQKSLTDIMTSSNVNRNVFRLITQQWQETTYTDESNYDLTTRNIPQTFWNIMYRDVLKNFSECKKLVAADNDVHTDQLAKTNKLAEIELMEVYAYSVLVNTYGNVPYSQVFDTNNPHPKYDDAKTIYLDLLARIDKALGTMNAAGAGFDDSDIIYGGNASKWIKFGNTLKVKIAMTIVDVEPAVAKAAVEAAYNKGFTSNADNAVLKYLGAYPNTNPIWEDLVRSGRYDFVAAKTIVDQMNTLNDPRRQFYFSTVGGAYKGATPGASSNYDSFSHAGEIFFDPTMPALLLDYSELEFYLAEAKALNWTLVTGTAEEHYNNAIRASIIYWGGSTDDVSAYLSNPDVAYSTAAGNYKQKIGMQKFIALYNRGYDAWTEWRRLDYPKISPAVDAISGIPVRYTYPAQEQNLNTDKYNEASAAIGGDKVETKLFWDKADQ, encoded by the coding sequence ATGAAAAAAATCTATATAGTGGTTGCTTCGGTTATTATGCTAACGTCTTGTATTAAAGACGATCTAAACGATGATACGAAGAACCCATCAACAGTACCGGCGGAAACAATATTTGCCTCAGCTCAAAAAAGTTTGACGGATATTATGACCAGCTCTAACGTTAACAGAAACGTTTTTAGGTTAATAACTCAGCAATGGCAGGAAACTACTTATACTGATGAAAGTAACTATGATCTGACTACAAGAAATATTCCTCAAACATTTTGGAATATTATGTATCGTGACGTTCTAAAAAACTTTTCAGAATGTAAGAAGTTAGTAGCTGCTGATAATGATGTTCACACTGATCAACTTGCTAAAACTAATAAGCTGGCGGAAATTGAGCTAATGGAAGTATATGCCTATTCTGTATTAGTAAATACGTATGGTAACGTTCCATATTCTCAAGTTTTTGATACAAACAATCCTCATCCTAAGTATGATGATGCAAAAACTATTTATCTTGATTTATTAGCACGTATCGATAAAGCATTAGGTACAATGAATGCTGCAGGTGCTGGTTTTGACGATAGTGATATTATTTACGGCGGTAATGCATCAAAATGGATCAAATTTGGCAATACACTTAAAGTGAAAATTGCAATGACTATTGTAGATGTAGAACCTGCAGTGGCTAAAGCAGCAGTTGAAGCAGCTTACAATAAAGGATTCACGTCAAATGCCGATAACGCTGTTTTAAAGTATCTTGGAGCCTATCCTAATACAAACCCTATTTGGGAAGATTTAGTAAGAAGCGGTCGTTATGATTTTGTTGCGGCAAAAACAATTGTTGATCAAATGAATACTTTAAATGATCCTCGTCGTCAGTTCTACTTCTCAACAGTTGGAGGCGCTTACAAAGGTGCTACTCCTGGTGCAAGCAGTAACTACGATTCATTTTCACATGCTGGTGAAATTTTCTTTGATCCAACAATGCCTGCATTACTATTAGATTATTCAGAGCTTGAATTCTATTTAGCAGAAGCTAAGGCGCTTAATTGGACTTTGGTTACTGGAACAGCAGAAGAACATTATAATAATGCAATTAGAGCTTCAATTATCTATTGGGGAGGAAGTACTGATGATGTTAGTGCTTATCTAAGTAATCCAGATGTAGCATATTCAACAGCTGCCGGTAATTACAAGCAAAAAATTGGTATGCAGAAATTTATTGCATTATATAATAGAGGCTATGATGCTTGGACTGAGTGGAGAAGATTAGACTATCCTAAAATTTCTCCAGCGGTTGATGCTATTTCTGGAATACCTGTTCGTTATACTTATCCTGCTCAAGAACAAAATCTGAACACTGATAAATATAATGAGGCTTCTGCAGCAATTGGTGGTGATAAAGTTGAAACCAAACTGTTTTGGGATAAAGCTGACCAATAA
- a CDS encoding SusD/RagB family nutrient-binding outer membrane lipoprotein yields the protein MKRKLLYVFLGVLTCATTLPSCDKYLDINQNPNTAERVDPKLLFSFASTSYINLRSGGDLYIPMALAGQSITTGGNNPTGWGTPSEEQYQISTFSLSNPWRAYYTTIGANLKQAISLAESASPKNNNAAAQCKILLALVAYEITTVYGDIPFSEAWNVDITYPKFDSQQSVLNGSIALIDDALAQFDDASSLKISDYDLFYKGDLSKWKRLAKSVKLRTLMTMVDKDPSVATKIGQMVTEGGLINSSGDNLKIAYQTTSGKKNPKFAINEQYNGGQNFFFGSKYVVDFMRNLNDPRLPKFFSKPAEADNYYGIEPGADGDDKHDVRISNALQAADAPEVIFTYQEELFYEAEIHARGLGVPTDLAVANTLYKKAVEESCKSYGIDATSAATFATALPNLSTVPTPVALINMHHWVDKMDRGVDAFTQWRRSGSEGHEVPMLGLPINAPAGGLFRRYEYPTTELSANPSAPKELIKYHEKMWFDL from the coding sequence ATGAAAAGAAAACTTTTATATGTTTTTTTGGGTGTTTTAACATGTGCTACGACACTTCCTTCTTGCGATAAATATTTAGATATCAATCAGAATCCAAATACAGCAGAAAGGGTTGATCCCAAACTTTTGTTTTCGTTTGCTAGTACATCCTATATAAACCTAAGGTCAGGTGGTGACTTGTATATCCCGATGGCCTTAGCTGGTCAGTCCATCACCACTGGAGGTAATAATCCAACTGGTTGGGGTACTCCAAGTGAAGAACAATACCAGATTTCAACATTTAGTTTAAGTAATCCTTGGAGAGCTTATTACACAACTATTGGTGCAAACTTAAAGCAAGCTATATCTTTAGCAGAAAGTGCTTCTCCAAAAAATAATAATGCTGCAGCTCAGTGTAAGATTTTACTCGCATTGGTTGCTTATGAAATTACCACAGTTTATGGTGATATTCCTTTTTCGGAAGCATGGAATGTGGATATTACCTATCCTAAGTTTGATTCACAACAATCTGTTTTAAATGGTTCAATTGCTTTAATTGACGATGCTTTGGCTCAGTTTGATGATGCAAGTTCTTTAAAGATTTCTGATTATGATCTTTTTTATAAAGGAGATCTTTCTAAATGGAAAAGACTGGCTAAGTCGGTAAAGCTTAGAACTTTGATGACCATGGTTGATAAAGATCCGTCTGTTGCAACTAAAATTGGTCAGATGGTAACGGAAGGTGGTTTGATAAATTCATCAGGTGATAATTTAAAGATTGCTTATCAAACTACATCCGGTAAAAAGAATCCAAAGTTTGCTATTAATGAGCAATATAATGGAGGACAAAACTTCTTTTTTGGATCTAAATACGTTGTAGATTTTATGCGTAATCTTAACGATCCTCGACTTCCTAAGTTCTTTTCTAAGCCAGCTGAAGCAGATAATTATTATGGTATTGAACCAGGCGCAGATGGTGATGATAAACATGATGTTCGTATTTCAAATGCATTGCAAGCTGCTGATGCTCCAGAGGTAATTTTTACATACCAGGAAGAATTGTTTTATGAAGCTGAAATTCACGCAAGAGGACTTGGTGTTCCTACTGATCTTGCAGTAGCAAACACACTTTATAAAAAGGCTGTGGAAGAATCTTGTAAGTCTTATGGAATTGATGCAACATCTGCTGCAACGTTTGCTACAGCATTGCCAAATCTTTCAACGGTTCCTACACCAGTTGCATTAATCAATATGCACCATTGGGTTGATAAAATGGATCGTGGAGTTGATGCATTTACTCAATGGAGGAGATCTGGTTCCGAAGGACACGAGGTGCCAATGTTAGGGTTGCCAATTAACGCGCCAGCTGGTGGTTTATTCAGAAGATACGAATATCCAACAACTGAGCTATCGGCAAACCCTAGTGCTCCTAAAGAATTAATAAAGTATCATGAGAAAATGTGGTTTGATTTATAA
- a CDS encoding deoxyhypusine synthase family protein, with translation MEKKRNTISSFMEKYYLHFNAAAMVDAAKAYEKHLEEGGKMMITLAGAMSTAEMGKILAEMIRQGKVDIISCTGANLEEDIMNLVAHNSYKRVPNYRDLSPQEEWDLLENGFNRVTDTCIPEEEAFRRLQKHIFHQWKSAQDKGERYLPHEFMYKMLLSGDLEQYYEIDPKDSWMLAAAERNLPIICPGWEDSTMGNIFASYCIKGQLNPSTMKSGIEYMTYLSDWYIKNSGGKGVGFFQIGGGIAGDFPICVVPMLYQDMEMETIPFWSYFCQISDSTTSYGSYSGAVPNEKITWGKLDIHTPKFIIESDATIVAPLIFAWLLDM, from the coding sequence ATGGAAAAGAAACGTAATACTATTTCATCGTTTATGGAAAAGTACTACCTGCATTTCAACGCTGCGGCGATGGTAGATGCGGCAAAGGCTTACGAAAAACACCTTGAAGAAGGAGGTAAAATGATGATCACGCTGGCGGGAGCGATGAGTACAGCTGAAATGGGTAAGATTTTAGCCGAAATGATCCGTCAAGGCAAGGTTGATATTATCTCTTGTACTGGTGCCAACCTAGAAGAAGATATTATGAACCTGGTAGCTCATAATAGCTACAAACGTGTTCCTAATTATCGTGACCTGAGCCCTCAGGAAGAATGGGATTTATTAGAAAATGGGTTTAATCGTGTTACTGATACCTGTATTCCTGAAGAAGAAGCATTCCGTCGCCTTCAAAAACACATTTTCCATCAATGGAAGTCTGCCCAAGATAAAGGTGAGCGCTACCTTCCACATGAGTTCATGTATAAGATGCTACTTTCTGGTGACTTGGAACAATACTATGAAATTGATCCTAAGGACAGTTGGATGTTAGCAGCTGCTGAACGCAACCTTCCTATTATTTGTCCAGGATGGGAAGACTCTACAATGGGTAATATCTTCGCTTCATACTGTATAAAAGGACAGCTAAATCCTTCGACCATGAAGTCAGGTATTGAATATATGACCTACTTATCTGATTGGTACATCAAGAATTCAGGAGGTAAAGGTGTAGGCTTCTTCCAGATAGGTGGTGGTATTGCAGGAGATTTTCCAATTTGTGTAGTTCCAATGCTATATCAGGACATGGAAATGGAAACTATTCCATTCTGGAGTTATTTCTGCCAGATCTCTGATTCAACCACAAGTTATGGATCGTATTCAGGCGCTGTTCCAAATGAGAAAATTACGTGGGGAAAATTGGACATTCATACACCAAAATTCATCATTGAATCGGATGCCACTATTGTTGCTCCCCTCATTTTTGCCTGGTTATTAGACATGTAA
- a CDS encoding SusC/RagA family TonB-linked outer membrane protein, whose amino-acid sequence MKEKFTKFLVLLFSLATLSTYAQQKKVSGTVTAKSDGLPLPAVSVVVKGTSLGTQTDADGKYSISVPNGGSIVFTYVGFQSREVKVGATSTINIAMESDERQLGEVVVTAMGVQRKKNELPYAAQQVKGEDISKARDANFVNSLSGKVAGLEIRKNNTMGGSTNIVLRGSKSLTGNNQALFVVDGVPYDNSNTNTTDQKTGRGGYDYGNAAADINPDDIESINVLKGAAATALYGSRASNGVVMVTTKKGSKGMGITINSGVTVGSLDKSTFPKYQKQYGAGYGKYYGPDPDNDPKWFNEGDVNGDGVTDLIVPFYEDASWGAKFDSNLMVYDWASFDPTSSSYGKPRPWVAAANDPTTFFENPVAINNSIMVDGGGEKGYYKFGYVNNHENGMLPNSKIDKNIFNFGASYKITDKLTTTATINASKTAATGRYGTGYDDKNIANNFRQWWQNNVDIKEQKDAYFRNRDNVTWNWASATNLKPIFWDNPYFSRYENYENDSRTRFNGNFSLSYKLTSWMDVMGRAAIDSYSETQEERQAYGSVTTSAYSNFKRNFDEYNYDLLVNFNKNISPALTFKGLVGGNIRKTNISTIDATTNGGLVVPRLYSLSNSASPVQPPLETAPREQVNGIFASASFGYKELLFLDLTGRRDQSSTLPSANNTYYYPSASLGFVFSKFTAATAPWISLGKVRLNYAEVGASAPASSLVDVYKKPLDNDGNPYSSFGSTPLYVVSTTKNNGDLKPERTKSSEIGLEMSFVDQRLGFDVTYYKQNTVDQIVPLPVSRATGYDRMYVNAGNIENKGIEVSAFGTAIKTPSFSWQINLNWSRNRNKVVELPGVDNLLLASMQGGVSINAALGEPYGTIRGGNFVFDDNGNKVVIDNSKDNNPDNDALNGFYQASATSNEIIGNINPDWIGGMTNSFRYKNLAFSFLIDVRQGGQVFSLDQYYGLATGMYEETAGLNDLGNPVRNPKSEGGGVILPGVKPDGTPNDIRVSATNFGTFGYRRNPAAAFVYDASFVKLREMSLTYSLPASVVSRIAPFKGIDLSLIGRNLWIIHKNLPNADPEDGMSSGNVQGYQVGSYPTARTFGFNVKLKF is encoded by the coding sequence ATGAAAGAGAAGTTTACAAAATTTTTAGTACTCCTTTTTTCGCTGGCTACCTTGAGCACGTATGCACAGCAGAAAAAAGTATCGGGTACTGTAACAGCAAAATCCGATGGATTGCCTCTGCCTGCGGTTAGTGTGGTAGTAAAAGGTACTTCATTAGGTACTCAAACAGATGCTGATGGAAAGTATTCTATCAGTGTACCAAATGGAGGCTCAATCGTTTTTACTTATGTCGGTTTTCAATCGCGTGAGGTAAAAGTAGGTGCTACTTCTACCATTAACATTGCAATGGAATCTGATGAACGCCAATTAGGAGAAGTGGTTGTAACTGCTATGGGTGTTCAAAGAAAGAAAAATGAGTTGCCTTACGCTGCACAACAGGTAAAGGGTGAAGACATTAGTAAAGCACGCGATGCAAACTTTGTTAATTCACTTTCTGGTAAAGTAGCAGGTTTAGAGATTCGTAAAAACAATACAATGGGAGGTTCTACCAACATCGTATTGCGCGGTTCTAAATCATTAACTGGTAATAACCAAGCATTATTCGTTGTGGATGGAGTTCCTTATGATAACTCAAATACGAATACTACTGACCAAAAAACTGGTAGAGGTGGTTATGACTATGGTAATGCTGCTGCTGATATAAACCCGGATGATATTGAATCAATTAACGTTTTGAAGGGTGCGGCTGCTACAGCTTTATATGGTTCTCGTGCTTCTAATGGTGTGGTAATGGTAACCACCAAAAAAGGATCCAAAGGTATGGGTATTACAATTAATTCAGGTGTTACTGTAGGTAGCCTGGATAAGAGTACTTTCCCTAAATACCAAAAACAGTATGGTGCTGGTTATGGTAAATATTATGGTCCAGATCCTGATAATGACCCTAAATGGTTCAATGAAGGTGATGTGAACGGAGATGGAGTAACTGACCTTATTGTTCCTTTTTATGAAGATGCTTCTTGGGGCGCTAAGTTTGATTCAAATTTAATGGTTTATGATTGGGCATCTTTTGACCCAACTTCTTCAAGTTATGGTAAACCTCGTCCTTGGGTTGCTGCGGCTAACGATCCCACAACATTTTTTGAAAACCCTGTAGCTATTAACAATAGTATCATGGTTGATGGTGGTGGTGAAAAAGGCTACTATAAATTTGGTTATGTAAATAACCATGAAAATGGTATGCTGCCTAACAGTAAAATAGATAAGAATATCTTCAACTTTGGAGCGTCTTATAAAATTACTGATAAATTAACCACAACCGCTACTATTAATGCATCGAAAACTGCTGCAACTGGTCGTTATGGAACTGGTTATGATGATAAAAACATTGCAAACAACTTCAGACAGTGGTGGCAAAATAACGTTGATATTAAAGAGCAAAAAGATGCTTATTTCAGAAACAGAGATAATGTTACCTGGAACTGGGCTAGTGCAACTAACTTAAAACCTATTTTCTGGGATAACCCATATTTTTCTCGTTATGAAAACTATGAGAATGATAGTCGCACCCGCTTCAACGGAAATTTTAGCCTAAGCTACAAGCTTACAAGTTGGATGGATGTGATGGGAAGAGCCGCTATCGACTCTTATTCAGAAACTCAAGAAGAAAGACAGGCTTATGGTAGTGTTACTACTTCAGCTTATTCGAACTTTAAGAGAAATTTTGACGAGTATAACTATGACTTATTAGTTAACTTTAATAAAAATATTTCACCTGCTTTAACATTCAAAGGATTAGTAGGTGGTAATATCAGAAAAACCAATATTTCAACAATTGATGCAACTACTAACGGTGGTTTAGTTGTTCCTAGATTGTATTCATTGTCAAACTCGGCAAGTCCAGTACAACCTCCTTTAGAAACAGCTCCTAGAGAGCAGGTAAATGGTATTTTCGCTAGTGCATCTTTTGGCTATAAAGAGCTCTTATTCTTAGATCTTACCGGTCGTCGTGATCAGTCATCAACTTTGCCTTCGGCTAATAATACTTATTATTATCCATCAGCTTCGTTGGGCTTTGTATTCTCTAAGTTCACAGCTGCCACAGCTCCTTGGATTTCATTAGGTAAAGTAAGATTAAACTATGCTGAAGTAGGTGCGAGTGCTCCTGCAAGCAGCTTGGTTGATGTTTATAAGAAGCCTTTGGATAATGATGGTAATCCATATAGCAGCTTTGGTTCTACTCCATTGTACGTGGTATCTACTACTAAAAATAACGGAGATTTAAAACCTGAGCGTACTAAGAGCTCTGAAATTGGTTTGGAAATGTCATTTGTTGATCAACGCTTAGGTTTTGATGTAACCTATTACAAGCAAAATACTGTTGATCAGATTGTACCTCTTCCAGTTTCAAGAGCAACAGGTTATGATCGTATGTATGTAAATGCTGGTAATATTGAAAACAAAGGTATTGAGGTGTCTGCATTCGGTACTGCAATTAAAACTCCTTCATTTTCTTGGCAGATTAACTTAAACTGGTCAAGAAATAGAAACAAGGTTGTTGAATTACCTGGTGTTGATAACTTGTTGTTAGCAAGTATGCAAGGTGGTGTTTCAATTAATGCAGCTTTAGGTGAGCCTTACGGTACTATCAGAGGTGGTAACTTCGTATTTGATGATAACGGCAATAAAGTAGTTATTGATAACTCTAAAGACAACAATCCTGATAATGATGCATTAAATGGTTTCTACCAAGCATCAGCAACTTCAAATGAAATCATTGGAAATATTAATCCTGATTGGATTGGCGGTATGACTAATAGTTTCAGGTATAAAAACTTGGCATTTAGCTTTTTGATTGATGTTCGTCAAGGTGGTCAAGTATTTTCATTAGACCAGTATTACGGATTGGCTACTGGTATGTATGAAGAAACTGCTGGCTTAAATGATTTAGGAAATCCTGTTAGAAATCCTAAGAGTGAGGGTGGAGGTGTTATACTTCCTGGTGTTAAGCCTGATGGAACTCCAAACGATATCAGAGTTAGTGCTACTAACTTTGGAACATTTGGTTACCGTCGTAATCCTGCTGCTGCCTTTGTTTACGATGCTAGTTTTGTTAAGTTAAGAGAGATGTCGTTGACTTATTCTTTACCTGCAAGTGTAGTTTCTCGTATTGCTCCATTTAAAGGAATTGACCTTTCATTAATTGGAAGAAACTTATGGATTATCCACAAAAATCTTCCGAATGCAGATCCAGAAGATGGTATGAGTTCAGGTAACGTTCAAGGTTATCAGGTTGGTAGCTATCCAACAGCAAGAACCTTTGGATTTAATGTGAAATTGAAATTCTAA